The proteins below are encoded in one region of Paenibacillus albus:
- a CDS encoding sensor histidine kinase, with protein MKINHKLMLAYLATILFPILLLTNYYFNRTSDLVIQQISDSYQKVISQANSGIYYNFRFYESIIDNLSVSPAIQLAMTNQSANREKGIYAMNQQIKEAVRSITIYQGTDLKSIEFYSLDQDVFSDGLFLFPVDRLKELLKLSDIPDHRFLVLTKENNNYYYSIVRPIHSLARFNLIGYIKLSMRIPAITNFNEAPPADDEKASLLIVNGSGEIIYSADPSQMGKQAPKQVFEVSKDINVDEGAGLSARIGGTPYVVWYGKIKNTDWTTYEVVPKASIESKINEVRNTFYIYGALSLAVFTLITFLITRQITSGIRLLHNKVTRVGKGFLGTSTSGAKRGKNEITELDRNFDSMIDNLRSLIHQNYVEKLEKREMELNFLQAQINPHFLYNTLDSIKNEIDMDEKDNAVRMVLALSNLFRISVSKGQNIITWQEEIDHARYYMEILGIRFGENYKVTWRIDPDILRMYTLKIILQPILENAIQHGLEGTAGNGEIVVEGVLTDKAIVVSIRDNGVGMSSETVQRLLEGSADGGQGIGIKNVDSRIKMYFGAEFGIEVYSVLGEGTEIRLMLPKMEEREYVPDSDR; from the coding sequence TATTGACCAACTATTATTTCAACCGCACATCCGATCTCGTGATCCAGCAAATCTCTGATTCCTATCAAAAAGTCATTTCGCAGGCAAACAGCGGCATCTATTATAATTTTCGATTCTACGAGAGTATCATCGACAACTTATCCGTCTCCCCGGCCATTCAATTGGCGATGACGAACCAGAGCGCCAACCGGGAGAAAGGCATCTACGCGATGAACCAGCAAATTAAGGAAGCAGTCCGATCCATCACCATCTATCAAGGGACGGACTTGAAGAGCATCGAATTCTACTCGCTCGATCAGGATGTGTTCTCGGACGGTCTCTTCTTGTTTCCGGTTGATCGGCTGAAAGAGCTGCTTAAGCTATCCGATATCCCGGATCATCGGTTTCTTGTGCTGACCAAGGAAAACAACAATTATTACTACAGCATCGTCAGGCCGATACATAGTCTGGCAAGATTTAACTTGATCGGCTATATCAAGTTATCTATGCGAATACCGGCGATTACGAATTTCAATGAAGCTCCTCCTGCCGACGACGAGAAGGCGAGTCTGCTCATCGTGAACGGAAGCGGAGAAATCATCTACAGTGCAGACCCTTCACAGATGGGCAAGCAAGCTCCCAAACAAGTCTTCGAAGTATCCAAAGACATTAACGTGGATGAAGGGGCGGGGTTAAGCGCTAGAATTGGAGGAACCCCGTATGTTGTATGGTATGGCAAAATCAAAAACACCGACTGGACCACCTACGAAGTCGTGCCTAAGGCGTCCATAGAGAGCAAGATTAACGAGGTGCGCAACACTTTCTATATCTACGGCGCGTTGAGCCTTGCTGTCTTCACTCTCATCACTTTCTTAATCACGAGACAAATTACGAGCGGCATCCGGCTGCTTCACAACAAAGTAACCCGTGTCGGCAAAGGTTTCCTTGGCACGAGCACGAGCGGGGCGAAACGCGGGAAGAATGAGATAACAGAGCTTGACCGCAACTTCGATTCGATGATCGACAACTTAAGAAGTCTCATTCATCAGAACTACGTGGAAAAGCTAGAGAAACGAGAGATGGAGCTGAATTTTCTGCAGGCGCAGATTAATCCCCATTTCCTATATAACACGCTCGATTCGATCAAGAATGAGATCGACATGGATGAGAAGGATAATGCGGTCCGCATGGTGCTTGCCTTATCCAACCTGTTCCGGATCTCCGTCTCGAAAGGGCAGAACATCATTACGTGGCAGGAAGAAATCGATCATGCCCGCTACTATATGGAAATTCTAGGTATCCGCTTTGGGGAGAATTACAAGGTTACTTGGCGCATCGACCCGGATATACTCCGCATGTATACGCTTAAGATCATTTTGCAGCCGATTCTAGAGAACGCGATCCAGCACGGGCTGGAGGGAACTGCCGGTAATGGGGAGATCGTAGTGGAAGGAGTATTGACGGACAAAGCAATCGTTGTTTCGATTCGAGATAACGGCGTCGGGATGAGCTCTGAGACAGTGCAAAGACTGCTCGAAGGTTCAGCTGACGGAGGGCAAGGCATCGGAATCAAGAACGTGGATAGCCGCATCAAAATGTATTTCGGCGCGGAATTCGGGATCGAGGTTTATTCGGTGCTCGGAGAAGGTACGGAGATCAGGCTAATGCTGCCTAAGATGGAGGAGAGGGAATATGTACCGGATTCTGATCGCTGA
- a CDS encoding response regulator transcription factor has translation MYRILIAEDELPSRKWLMKKIDWEALGFELVAAVPNGAEAWELLQARPDIRVVLTDIRMPQLDGLELTRRIRTLPHGADIEIVILSGFGDFAYAQEAIRGHVGDYLLKPVSKEQVETVFENVYKKLDNRADATDRLLVADQLRREKEDEGKRDFYKKWFEKQEKIGDLSEELIEHGIELEGDAFVLMVVEIDQFARFAASHNEFDTRLCQFIVMNILKEIADGYSALDSVLLGAGFALFIFPGPVESNFRAQLTATIGEAMQEAIHRFMRPFPITVSIGAAFCDTSEQMPACYRSAVEALRLKFFTGLSSLNCKDASTPLRIEKEIAYPVETEKQVASCLKRGETDRGVALFEQFLDTIAASASSSVIRVMTAEMLVHLLKEMREVKSLPVPAEFMLKFTEEIKSEETFSSLRLKAVEHFRFIMWTVAQDGKELSIVARGIEYMKIKLNRDISLQEVAEYVGVSSSYFSVLFKQEKTCNFVDYLIRIRMERSLELLESTGNTIATIGEEVGYQNYRYFTKVFKEYHGFTPTQYREGIRSL, from the coding sequence ATGTACCGGATTCTGATCGCTGAAGACGAGCTGCCTTCGCGCAAATGGCTAATGAAAAAAATCGACTGGGAAGCGCTCGGCTTCGAGCTTGTCGCTGCAGTTCCGAACGGTGCTGAGGCTTGGGAGCTGCTGCAGGCAAGACCTGACATTCGCGTCGTGTTGACCGACATCCGCATGCCGCAGTTGGATGGGCTCGAGCTGACTCGGAGAATCCGTACACTTCCTCATGGCGCGGACATCGAGATCGTCATCCTGAGCGGCTTCGGGGATTTCGCGTATGCGCAGGAGGCGATTCGCGGACACGTCGGCGACTATCTGCTTAAGCCCGTCTCCAAGGAGCAAGTCGAAACCGTATTTGAGAATGTGTACAAGAAGCTGGATAACCGCGCGGATGCTACTGATCGGCTGCTCGTCGCTGATCAACTCAGGCGTGAGAAGGAAGATGAGGGCAAGAGGGATTTTTATAAGAAGTGGTTCGAGAAGCAAGAGAAGATCGGCGATTTAAGCGAGGAGCTGATCGAGCATGGGATTGAGCTCGAAGGAGATGCATTCGTGCTTATGGTTGTTGAAATCGACCAATTCGCACGATTCGCAGCTTCCCATAATGAGTTCGACACCCGGCTGTGTCAATTCATCGTGATGAACATATTGAAGGAAATTGCCGATGGTTATTCTGCGCTCGATTCCGTCTTGCTGGGAGCAGGCTTCGCGCTGTTTATTTTCCCAGGGCCAGTAGAATCGAACTTCCGCGCTCAGCTCACAGCGACAATTGGCGAAGCAATGCAGGAAGCCATCCATCGGTTCATGCGTCCGTTTCCCATTACGGTGTCTATTGGCGCTGCTTTCTGCGACACGAGTGAGCAAATGCCGGCTTGCTATAGGAGTGCAGTTGAAGCGCTGCGGCTGAAATTCTTTACAGGCTTATCTTCATTGAACTGCAAGGATGCAAGCACACCTCTGCGTATAGAGAAGGAAATCGCGTATCCGGTCGAGACGGAGAAGCAAGTCGCTTCCTGCTTGAAAAGGGGTGAAACGGACAGAGGGGTCGCGCTCTTCGAGCAGTTTCTAGATACGATCGCAGCATCTGCTTCGAGCAGCGTCATTCGAGTCATGACGGCAGAGATGCTCGTTCATTTGCTCAAAGAGATGAGGGAAGTGAAGTCACTGCCTGTGCCAGCTGAATTCATGCTGAAGTTCACGGAGGAGATCAAGAGTGAGGAGACGTTCTCGTCTTTGCGGCTTAAGGCGGTTGAGCATTTCCGTTTCATTATGTGGACCGTGGCGCAGGATGGCAAAGAGTTGTCTATAGTTGCTAGAGGAATCGAATATATGAAGATCAAGCTGAACCGCGACATCTCGCTGCAAGAGGTAGCCGAGTATGTTGGCGTCAGTTCTTCGTACTTCAGTGTGTTGTTCAAGCAGGAGAAAACCTGCAACTTCGTCGATTACTTGATTCGGATCCGCATGGAGCGCAGCCTCGAATTGCTCGAAAGCACGGGTAACACCATTGCGACAATCGGAGAAGAAGTCGGCTACCAGAATTACCGTTATTTCACGAAGGTGTTCAAGGAATACCACGGCTTCACGCCAACGCAGTACCGAGAAGGAATTAGGAGCCTCTAA
- a CDS encoding ABC transporter permease, whose product MEVTAAMTREAQKNRQQRKLLRTIWKHRIFYLFVIPGVVWFIVFCYLPLYGLTLAFKDFSYAGGIFGGKYAGLTYFKQFFDYYLSTDIIRNTVVISFLKLIIGFPAPIILAIMLNEVKNHAFKRSLQTISYLPYFVSWVVVVTLLNRLLTTDGGPVNEMLHSLGLKPIMFMGNVDWFYPLIIGSFVWKTIGWNSIIYLAAIAGIDPELYEAAKIDGASRLRQMWHVTLPGIRDITIILFILGIGSLMSAGYEQMLLFKNPATEAIGSVLDTYSIEAGIKQGRLSYATAVGFFQSAIAFILILVVNRIGKKVSDVSLF is encoded by the coding sequence ATGGAAGTAACGGCGGCAATGACGAGAGAAGCCCAGAAGAACCGGCAGCAACGGAAGCTTCTCCGAACAATTTGGAAACACCGGATCTTTTATTTGTTCGTCATTCCAGGCGTAGTATGGTTTATCGTATTCTGTTATTTGCCTTTGTACGGGTTGACGCTCGCATTCAAGGATTTCTCCTACGCAGGTGGTATCTTCGGTGGCAAATACGCAGGGCTCACGTACTTCAAGCAGTTTTTCGATTATTATCTCTCTACAGACATTATTCGCAACACAGTGGTTATCAGCTTCCTCAAGCTGATCATCGGGTTCCCGGCGCCGATCATCTTGGCGATTATGCTGAATGAAGTGAAGAACCACGCATTCAAGCGTTCGTTGCAAACGATCTCGTATTTGCCATATTTCGTCTCCTGGGTTGTCGTTGTAACGCTGCTTAACCGGCTGCTGACAACCGACGGGGGACCGGTCAATGAAATGCTGCACTCGCTCGGCTTGAAGCCCATCATGTTCATGGGCAACGTAGACTGGTTCTACCCGCTCATTATCGGTTCCTTCGTCTGGAAGACCATCGGCTGGAACTCGATTATCTATCTCGCAGCCATAGCAGGCATTGATCCTGAGCTGTACGAAGCAGCCAAGATCGACGGGGCGAGCCGATTACGCCAAATGTGGCATGTCACCTTGCCAGGTATCCGAGACATTACGATTATCCTGTTCATTCTAGGAATCGGTAGCCTGATGTCCGCCGGATACGAGCAGATGCTGCTCTTCAAGAATCCAGCGACGGAAGCGATTGGCTCGGTGCTCGACACGTATTCGATCGAAGCGGGAATCAAGCAAGGACGCCTGAGTTACGCGACGGCGGTCGGATTCTTCCAAAGCGCGATCGCATTCATTCTCATTCTCGTCGTGAATCGAATTGGCAAAAAAGTAAGCGATGTGTCGTTGTTCTAA
- a CDS encoding carbohydrate ABC transporter permease, whose product MLRKFSFFSITNYALLLLLAFCMVYPFVYILAYSLNDGLDSMKGGISFWPRQFTLENYIEVFKDPAIMNAYKITIARTVVGTLTHLIVTTLFAYALSKRTLPGRNFISFFIFIPTIFGGGFIPYFILMQRLHLYNSFWVYIIPALYNFFHIVVMRTFFQQIPPELEESAKIDGYGDVAIFLKIILPLSGSVISVIAIFMGVSHWNDWFTGTFFISDKNLVPVQTLLQEMLTRSEALLDAVKRASQFGGNTMSPAGTQAVRITPESLRMAVLAIATVPILVIYPFFQKHFVKGALLGSVKG is encoded by the coding sequence ATGCTCCGCAAATTCTCTTTCTTCTCAATCACGAACTATGCCTTGCTGCTCCTGCTTGCTTTTTGCATGGTATATCCGTTCGTGTACATTCTCGCGTATTCGCTCAACGACGGCCTCGATTCCATGAAAGGCGGAATAAGCTTCTGGCCTCGGCAGTTTACGCTAGAGAACTACATTGAAGTGTTCAAAGATCCTGCGATCATGAACGCGTACAAAATAACGATTGCCCGAACGGTCGTCGGCACGCTGACGCATCTGATCGTCACAACGCTGTTCGCCTACGCGCTGTCGAAGAGAACGCTGCCAGGACGCAACTTTATCTCGTTCTTCATCTTTATCCCGACGATCTTTGGAGGCGGTTTCATCCCGTACTTCATCCTGATGCAGCGGCTTCATCTGTATAATAGCTTCTGGGTATACATCATTCCTGCACTCTATAACTTCTTCCATATCGTCGTTATGCGGACATTTTTCCAACAAATACCTCCTGAATTGGAGGAATCGGCCAAGATCGACGGATATGGCGATGTGGCGATATTTCTGAAGATCATTCTCCCGCTGTCGGGCTCGGTCATCTCTGTCATCGCGATATTCATGGGCGTCTCGCATTGGAACGATTGGTTCACAGGCACGTTCTTCATCTCTGACAAGAACCTCGTGCCGGTTCAAACGCTGCTGCAGGAAATGCTGACACGATCAGAGGCTCTGCTCGATGCGGTGAAACGAGCATCTCAATTCGGTGGAAACACGATGTCTCCGGCAGGCACGCAAGCGGTCCGCATTACGCCGGAGTCGCTAAGAATGGCAGTGCTGGCGATCGCGACTGTACCGATACTGGTGATTTACCCCTTCTTTCAAAAGCATTTTGTCAAAGGTGCGCTGCTTGGCTCGGTGAAAGGATAA
- a CDS encoding extracellular solute-binding protein yields the protein MKELLGWKKGLSVLAVASLTALTIAGCSNSNSNSNSNSSEGNSAAAASNANSKSNTTDAAANNSKSTDGETANEPLKQVKLSLLTNWNGWNSAPPDEENNPIAKVIREKTGVTLDIIPVNQNEVEKINTMFATQDLPDIYIGAPWVGGAEMEAFYKAGNEGQLTDLTPYLDKFPNITKYMAKDKVPAGFYNRYIDPSNFGGKSYFLISTPMTPQDSTDWLYSSYIRKDIAAKVGIDPQSVHTPDDYYNLLKKIKDLGLKENGKDIIPAGGFHGGWAVDYMANRFFLDTGDGGWMTDKDGNVKYGFMTQNQTDEVLYMRKLISEGLIDPEAFLQSEAIANEKVSQGRYAVLTAHFNSIYDATRSFVKDHPDAEFVPVGPFNDRDGNPNRAVFNQGTSNVIAFPKSNKDIEASLRLIDYLYSDEGNLLVKYGIEGQTYTMKDGKPVAIPDVLKKKQEDPNYALSLGLDAGYNALTGPDRTFSLFGGPLGHEADPKSKLQEEYTKILRPQGVQMVTTIDPGSVVRTDPKWESNFKPIVDNQQSVIQQAYYAKSDDEAIKILDQVRAQLEKAGIHDIEKMLTEKNKETPMTFYITGN from the coding sequence GTGAAGGAGCTTCTTGGCTGGAAAAAAGGCTTATCTGTATTAGCAGTCGCAAGCTTGACGGCACTCACAATCGCAGGCTGCTCGAACTCGAATTCGAATTCCAATTCGAATTCGAGCGAAGGGAATTCGGCTGCAGCAGCATCGAATGCGAATTCAAAGTCGAATACCACCGACGCAGCGGCAAACAATTCCAAGTCGACTGACGGGGAGACGGCTAACGAACCGCTCAAGCAAGTGAAGCTGTCCTTGCTCACGAACTGGAACGGGTGGAACAGTGCTCCGCCGGACGAAGAGAACAATCCGATTGCGAAAGTGATTCGGGAAAAAACAGGCGTAACGCTGGATATAATTCCGGTTAATCAGAACGAAGTCGAGAAGATCAATACGATGTTTGCAACGCAGGATTTGCCTGACATCTACATCGGCGCTCCTTGGGTCGGCGGTGCGGAGATGGAAGCCTTCTATAAAGCAGGGAACGAAGGGCAGCTGACAGATCTGACGCCATACCTGGACAAATTCCCGAACATTACGAAGTATATGGCGAAGGACAAAGTTCCGGCAGGCTTCTATAACCGCTACATTGATCCTTCGAATTTCGGCGGTAAGTCGTATTTCCTGATCTCAACTCCGATGACGCCGCAGGACAGCACGGACTGGCTGTACAGCTCCTACATTCGCAAGGATATCGCCGCTAAAGTCGGCATTGATCCGCAATCGGTTCATACGCCGGACGACTACTATAATTTGCTGAAGAAAATTAAGGATTTGGGTCTGAAAGAGAACGGTAAAGACATCATCCCGGCAGGCGGCTTCCATGGAGGCTGGGCTGTCGATTACATGGCTAATCGCTTCTTCCTTGATACTGGCGATGGTGGATGGATGACAGATAAAGACGGCAATGTGAAATACGGGTTCATGACACAGAACCAAACCGATGAAGTGCTGTACATGCGCAAGCTGATCTCCGAGGGTCTCATTGATCCGGAAGCATTCCTTCAATCCGAAGCGATCGCGAACGAGAAAGTGTCACAAGGCAGATATGCCGTCCTGACTGCACACTTCAATTCGATTTATGATGCAACACGCTCGTTCGTTAAGGATCATCCAGATGCGGAGTTCGTGCCGGTAGGCCCGTTCAACGACCGCGACGGTAATCCGAACCGTGCCGTATTCAATCAAGGCACATCGAACGTAATTGCGTTCCCTAAGTCGAATAAAGACATTGAAGCGTCGCTCCGCCTCATCGACTACCTGTATTCCGACGAGGGAAACTTGCTCGTGAAATATGGAATTGAAGGTCAGACCTACACCATGAAGGATGGTAAGCCGGTTGCGATTCCGGATGTGCTGAAGAAGAAACAGGAAGATCCGAACTACGCGCTGAGCCTAGGACTCGACGCCGGCTACAACGCGCTGACCGGTCCAGACCGTACCTTCTCGCTATTCGGCGGTCCATTAGGTCATGAAGCGGATCCGAAGAGCAAGCTGCAAGAGGAATACACGAAGATTCTTCGTCCGCAAGGCGTACAGATGGTGACAACCATTGACCCTGGCAGTGTAGTTCGCACTGATCCGAAATGGGAATCGAACTTCAAACCGATCGTTGACAATCAACAGAGCGTAATACAACAAGCGTACTATGCGAAGTCCGATGACGAAGCGATCAAGATTCTCGATCAAGTCAGAGCGCAGCTGGAGAAAGCAGGCATTCACGACATCGAGAAAATGCTGACGGAGAAAAACAAAGAAACGCCGATGACGTTCTACATTACGGGCAACTAA
- a CDS encoding glycoside hydrolase family 140 protein, whose protein sequence is MQQALRISTNRRHLIMEDGEPFFWMGDTAWNILQLRREDVEFYLRTRAEQGFTVILCVILVEDLDKGNVYSKRPLRRNEEGQYDPSLPNLAEEGEYGYWDHVDYIVNKAAEYGLYVGLLPAWGDKFNHLWGLGPEILKPGNATAYGEWLGNRYRDQPNIIWVLGGDRTVSNRRHYAVIHNMAEALRQESGGAQLITFHPNGEYSSSLYWHEEDWLDFNMLQSSHYRLHHPNDEMIASDYLREPAKPVLDAEPCYEDHPIGFKPENGWFDDKDVRHAAYWALFAGAFGHTYGHHSVWSFTEEPTDYFIMSWKVALARPGAQQMAHIKRLMISRPMLVRVPDQTLLAANPPGAGRQRACRGADYAFIYTPNGLPIDCQLGRISGSTVIASWFNPRSGETVPAGSFANTGQRRFVPPSCGRRDDWVLILDAAQQR, encoded by the coding sequence ATGCAGCAGGCGCTAAGAATAAGTACGAACAGACGACACCTTATTATGGAGGATGGCGAGCCATTCTTCTGGATGGGCGATACCGCGTGGAACATTTTGCAGCTGAGGAGGGAGGATGTCGAGTTCTATCTTAGGACGAGAGCAGAACAAGGCTTTACCGTCATCTTGTGCGTCATCTTGGTAGAAGATCTAGACAAGGGTAACGTATACAGCAAGCGGCCGCTAAGGCGGAACGAGGAAGGACAGTATGATCCATCGCTGCCCAATCTTGCGGAAGAAGGTGAATACGGCTACTGGGACCATGTCGATTACATCGTAAATAAGGCGGCTGAGTATGGACTTTACGTCGGTTTATTGCCGGCTTGGGGCGATAAATTCAATCATCTGTGGGGATTAGGGCCTGAGATTCTGAAACCGGGGAATGCAACGGCATACGGCGAATGGCTGGGTAACAGGTACAGGGATCAACCGAATATCATCTGGGTGCTCGGCGGTGACCGAACGGTATCGAACCGCAGGCATTACGCCGTTATCCATAACATGGCAGAGGCGCTTCGCCAGGAAAGCGGCGGTGCCCAGCTAATTACATTCCACCCGAACGGGGAATATTCGTCTTCTCTCTATTGGCACGAAGAAGATTGGCTTGATTTCAACATGCTGCAATCCAGCCATTATCGGCTTCATCATCCGAATGACGAAATGATTGCAAGCGATTATCTCCGTGAACCCGCAAAGCCGGTCCTCGACGCTGAGCCCTGCTACGAGGATCACCCGATAGGCTTTAAGCCGGAGAACGGCTGGTTCGATGACAAGGATGTCCGCCACGCTGCTTATTGGGCACTGTTCGCAGGTGCGTTCGGCCACACTTATGGTCATCATAGTGTATGGTCGTTCACCGAGGAGCCTACCGATTATTTCATCATGTCGTGGAAGGTCGCATTAGCTAGACCGGGAGCGCAGCAGATGGCGCACATTAAGCGCTTGATGATATCGCGGCCGATGCTTGTGCGCGTACCGGATCAAACGCTGCTCGCTGCGAATCCGCCAGGGGCTGGACGCCAGCGAGCATGCCGTGGCGCGGATTACGCATTTATCTATACGCCGAACGGACTGCCGATTGATTGTCAATTGGGTCGAATCTCCGGCAGTACGGTCATAGCAAGCTGGTTCAACCCGCGTTCCGGTGAGACGGTTCCCGCCGGTTCGTTCGCAAACACGGGGCAACGGCGATTCGTTCCGCCTTCTTGCGGACGGCGGGACGATTGGGTTCTGATTCTGGACGCCGCGCAGCAGCGTTGA
- a CDS encoding GNAT family N-acetyltransferase produces the protein MDFPIIQYDSSYALQTVTMWRESKQQAIGQSDSHPIEDHLYFLNHILVQDNKVYLAMDAAEEQVVGVLACNENWVNQLYIHIDYQGRGIGKKLLNLAKEQSDGTLYLYTFDVNKKAQHFYERNGFRIIGRGNENEEQLDDIKYEWNKPGN, from the coding sequence ATGGACTTTCCAATCATTCAATATGATTCTTCCTATGCGCTGCAAACAGTTACGATGTGGAGAGAGAGCAAGCAACAAGCAATTGGGCAGAGTGATAGTCATCCCATCGAGGACCATCTCTATTTTCTCAATCACATCTTAGTTCAAGATAATAAAGTGTATCTAGCAATGGATGCTGCCGAGGAGCAGGTCGTAGGCGTATTAGCTTGTAACGAGAACTGGGTAAATCAGCTGTACATTCACATCGACTACCAAGGGAGAGGCATCGGGAAGAAGCTGCTGAATCTCGCGAAGGAGCAATCGGATGGAACTCTGTACCTATACACTTTCGACGTGAACAAGAAAGCCCAGCATTTCTATGAAAGAAACGGATTCCGCATCATTGGCCGAGGAAACGAGAATGAAGAACAGCTAGATGATATTAAGTATGAGTGGAACAAGCCGGGTAACTAG
- a CDS encoding SDR family NAD(P)-dependent oxidoreductase codes for MFTLEGKTALITGGTQGLGLEFARALGNAGAQVVVTSRDLGKAEQAAAQLSEETGRRAAGLALDVLDYTQIERAALEVIEKFGRIDILINNAGVNVRKPILDYDEASWDLVQATNLKAPFLCAKAVVPHMIKQKFGRIINIASMLGTVGLAERSAYCSSKGGLIQLTKVMALEWAEHNITANAVCPGPFATELNQVVMNNPEANQFFMNHLAIKRWGKPDELASLLVYLASDVSSFMTGSSIVIDGGWTAE; via the coding sequence ATGTTTACTTTGGAAGGAAAAACGGCGCTAATTACCGGGGGAACGCAAGGACTAGGTCTTGAATTTGCCCGCGCGCTAGGGAATGCCGGAGCACAAGTTGTCGTCACTAGCCGAGATCTCGGCAAAGCAGAGCAAGCAGCCGCGCAGTTGTCCGAAGAAACGGGCAGGAGAGCGGCAGGATTGGCGCTTGATGTGCTTGATTACACACAGATCGAACGAGCAGCCTTGGAAGTCATCGAGAAGTTCGGGCGTATTGATATCTTAATTAATAATGCTGGCGTGAACGTGCGCAAGCCGATCCTTGATTATGATGAAGCGAGCTGGGATCTCGTGCAAGCGACTAATTTGAAAGCGCCTTTCCTGTGCGCCAAAGCGGTCGTGCCCCATATGATCAAGCAGAAATTCGGCCGCATCATTAACATTGCCTCCATGCTAGGCACTGTCGGCCTGGCAGAAAGATCAGCCTATTGCTCCAGCAAGGGCGGTCTCATTCAGCTGACGAAAGTGATGGCTTTGGAATGGGCGGAGCATAACATTACGGCGAATGCCGTTTGCCCGGGGCCTTTTGCGACCGAGCTCAATCAAGTCGTCATGAACAATCCTGAAGCCAATCAATTCTTTATGAACCATCTGGCTATTAAACGCTGGGGGAAGCCTGATGAGTTAGCGAGTTTGTTAGTATACCTTGCTTCCGATGTATCGAGCTTTATGACTGGATCATCCATCGTCATAGACGGCGGATGGACGGCAGAATAA
- a CDS encoding sugar phosphate isomerase/epimerase family protein, translating into MRFGLTAYGTVYHMGLAGASNRVRITAKDQIDMAEAYGLEGVEIPLDILSQSDPAEVAAYARQKGMFVNVAMGGFEPAALVKALHMAKLAGAITLRTVVGGAKFGGDRRHMAGTWQPFLQQILSSFQEATEVAETLGVNLTVENHQDISSEEILWLCETIGSERFGITLDTGNPLATAEHPADFFRKVAPYVKNAHLKDYKIYRSEDGYRLVRCAVGQGVIDFPGLFQLLSEVNPNVTMSVEHGALEARHVRVLQEDYWTEYPPRTAAQLTRILRFVEDNARAGGDWRTPFERGQSADEIAKYELEEMDIAMGYLTHQMRRFGERKESTLS; encoded by the coding sequence ATGAGATTCGGACTGACTGCTTACGGAACGGTGTATCATATGGGGCTTGCTGGTGCTTCAAACCGAGTGCGCATTACAGCGAAGGATCAGATTGACATGGCGGAAGCTTATGGTCTTGAAGGTGTGGAAATTCCTCTGGACATCTTGTCCCAGAGCGATCCGGCTGAAGTTGCCGCTTATGCGAGGCAGAAAGGAATGTTCGTCAACGTTGCGATGGGCGGTTTCGAGCCTGCCGCACTTGTGAAAGCGCTTCATATGGCTAAGCTTGCAGGTGCAATTACGCTCCGAACTGTCGTTGGCGGGGCTAAATTCGGCGGAGATCGCCGGCATATGGCGGGAACCTGGCAGCCTTTTCTCCAGCAAATCTTGAGCTCATTCCAAGAGGCTACTGAAGTTGCGGAGACACTCGGCGTCAATCTTACCGTGGAGAATCACCAAGATATCTCGTCTGAAGAAATATTGTGGTTATGCGAAACGATCGGCTCTGAGCGCTTCGGGATTACGCTGGATACTGGCAACCCGCTTGCGACTGCCGAGCATCCCGCAGACTTCTTCCGCAAGGTTGCGCCTTATGTGAAGAACGCACATCTGAAGGATTACAAGATCTACAGATCCGAAGATGGCTACCGGCTCGTTCGCTGCGCAGTCGGGCAGGGCGTTATCGACTTCCCGGGTCTCTTCCAGCTCCTGAGCGAGGTTAATCCGAATGTAACGATGTCCGTGGAGCATGGTGCGCTTGAAGCGCGGCATGTTCGGGTGCTTCAGGAGGATTACTGGACCGAATATCCGCCGCGTACGGCGGCGCAGCTAACGCGCATCCTGCGTTTCGTAGAGGATAACGCCAGAGCGGGCGGCGATTGGAGAACACCATTCGAACGCGGTCAATCTGCGGATGAGATTGCGAAGTATGAATTGGAAGAGATGGATATCGCGATGGGTTACTTAACGCATCAGATGCGCAGGTTTGGCGAACGCAAAGAATCTACTTTGTCATAG